The genomic window TCCTGCTGAGCTCTGGATGGCATCGGATCAATAGAAAATCATAGACTTTTAGCCAAAGCTCTGCCAGGTCAGCGGCTCTTAACCATGTCCGGGTCACAGGCCACTTTCAGACAGAGAAGCAATAGATCTCCGCACAAAACACAGAAGTTTTTTTATATAGAACTCCCAGAGTTCTGTCTAAAAATACAATGTGATAGAAGTTCACGCAGACTCcgaggaggaaaaaaaactgcTTCAAGAGTCTAGGAGTTAAGATACCGTATTTGCTTAACATGAACTTTCTCCTTCTCATCCTTGCAAATACACTTATTGTCTCTGTCTGTTCTTAACACCATGAAATTACATGGGTTCCAGTCATCTCCCCTGAGTATTCCTTTTCATGAAACACTAACCCTAAGAAAGGGGAAATGCTCTGGTTTCATTTGCCTTTAAAAGTTGCCCCCTTTTTTCCCCAGAGATCATGTTCTCCCTGGAGACCTGGGCTGACATTTACTCACAGATTGTGCCCCCGTCTCTTGCAGCGAGTGTGTCCGTTTGAAACCAACCGACATCCAGCCGGATATCTTCAGCTATCTCTTACATCTGATGTACACCGGCAAGATGGCACCTCAGCTCATCGATCCCGTTCGATTGGAACAGGGGATCAAGTTTCTGCACGCCTACCCGCTGATCCAGGAAGCCAGCCTGGCCAGCCAGGGCGCCTTTTCTCACCCCGACCAAGTTTTCCCGCTCGCTTCCTCCCTGTACGGCATTCAGATCGCAGACCACCAGTTGCGACAAGCCACCAAGATTGCCTCTGCCCCCGAGAAGCTGGGGCGGGAAGCGCGGCCGCAGCCGTCCCGGGTGAGCCAGGAGCAGGCGCCGGAGGCCTCCCAGCTGTCCCAGCTGCCTTCCAACCTGGCCCCCGTGACTCGGACGCACCTGACGCCCTCGGACCCGCTGCAGACCTCCCTGTCCCCCGAACTCGTTTCCACGCCCGTGCCTCCCCCGCCTCCCGGGGAGGAGACCAACCTGGAGGCCTCGTCCTCGGACGAACAGCCGGCGGCCCTCACCATCGCCCACGTGAAGCCGAGCATCATGAAGAGGAACGGGAGCTTCCCCAAGTACTACGCCTGCCACCTGTGCGGCCGGCGCTTCACGCTGCGCAGCAGCCTGCGGGAGCACCTCCAGATCCACACGGGCGTGCCGTTCACGTCCGGCCAGCCCGGGGACAGCCGGGGGCCCCTGTCCCTCTGCAGCAACGCCCCCGACCTGGGGAAGGACGCCATGGAGGTGCCCGAGGCCGGGATGATCAGCGACAGCGAGCTGCAGCACATCTCCGACTCGCCCATCATCGACGGGCAGCCGCACTCGGAGACGCCGCCGCCCTCGGACATCGCGGACATCGACAACCTGGAGCAGGCGGACCAGGAGCGCGAGGTGAAGCGGCGCAAGTACGAGTGCACCATATGCGGCCGCAAGTTCATCCAGAAGAGCCACTGGAGGGagcacatgtacatacacaccgGCAAGCCCTTCAAGTGCAGCACCTGCGACAAGAGCTTCTGCAGGGCCAACCAGGCGGCGCGGCACGTGTGCCTCAACCAGAGCATGGACACCTACACCATGgtggacaagcagactctggagCTGTGCACGTTCGAGGAGGGCAGTCAGATGGACAACATGCTGGTGCAGACCAACAAGCCCTACAAGTGCAACTTGT from Meles meles chromosome 5, mMelMel3.1 paternal haplotype, whole genome shotgun sequence includes these protein-coding regions:
- the ZBTB2 gene encoding zinc finger and BTB domain-containing protein 2 isoform X2, with the protein product MDLANHGLILLQQLNAQREFGFLCDCTVAIGDVYFKAHKSVLASFSNYFKMLFVHQTSECVRLKPTDIQPDIFSYLLHLMYTGKMAPQLIDPVRLEQGIKFLHAYPLIQEASLASQGAFSHPDQVFPLASSLYGIQIADHQLRQATKIASAPEKLGREARPQPSRVSQEQAPEASQLSQLPSNLAPVTRTHLTPSDPLQTSLSPELVSTPVPPPPPGEETNLEASSSDEQPAALTIAHVKPSIMKRNGSFPKYYACHLCGRRFTLRSSLREHLQIHTGVPFTSGQPGDSRGPLSLCSNAPDLGKDAMEVPEAGMISDSELQHISDSPIIDGQPHSETPPPSDIADIDNLEQADQEREVKRRKYECTICGRKFIQKSHWREHMYIHTGKPFKCSTCDKSFCRANQAARHVCLNQSMDTYTMVDKQTLELCTFEEGSQMDNMLVQTNKPYKCNLCDKTFSTPNEVVKHSCQNQNSDVFALDEGRSILLGSADSEVTEPDHPVLASIKKEQETVLLD
- the ZBTB2 gene encoding zinc finger and BTB domain-containing protein 2 isoform X1, coding for MGLVTQASSPNRWKEVSSPRLHMVCRSLAGAERSLGGSGSVVSAAGGGGGGGRAAGGGGGRGEGRRLGGRRGLLPPLLSRRLSPPAGAALSLFALVAPLSRSCDLNVTGQEKPRRRRRRRAGDTDRGGSSSSSSSERQRRRRRGEHGQGCPAVPPPHPPPQQHRRQIFKKMDLANHGLILLQQLNAQREFGFLCDCTVAIGDVYFKAHKSVLASFSNYFKMLFVHQTSECVRLKPTDIQPDIFSYLLHLMYTGKMAPQLIDPVRLEQGIKFLHAYPLIQEASLASQGAFSHPDQVFPLASSLYGIQIADHQLRQATKIASAPEKLGREARPQPSRVSQEQAPEASQLSQLPSNLAPVTRTHLTPSDPLQTSLSPELVSTPVPPPPPGEETNLEASSSDEQPAALTIAHVKPSIMKRNGSFPKYYACHLCGRRFTLRSSLREHLQIHTGVPFTSGQPGDSRGPLSLCSNAPDLGKDAMEVPEAGMISDSELQHISDSPIIDGQPHSETPPPSDIADIDNLEQADQEREVKRRKYECTICGRKFIQKSHWREHMYIHTGKPFKCSTCDKSFCRANQAARHVCLNQSMDTYTMVDKQTLELCTFEEGSQMDNMLVQTNKPYKCNLCDKTFSTPNEVVKHSCQNQNSDVFALDEGRSILLGSADSEVTEPDHPVLASIKKEQETVLLD